The following coding sequences lie in one Pontibacter sp. G13 genomic window:
- a CDS encoding sulfatase family protein, with the protein MTHTFKWMLLPLVFMASLVSCTGEKEASTQSPTKPNVVVIYLDDLGYGDLSSYGATNLPTPNIDKLAQGGVKFTNGYATSATCTPSRFALLTGVYPWRNKQAKILPGTAPLIISTEQETMPTMLKRAGYHTGVVGKWHLGLGTGQVDWNKQVTPGPNEVGFDEAYILAATQDRVPTVYLRNGLVEGLDPNDPILINYQENFEGEPTGKDNPELLTMKWHHGHNSSIVNGIPRIGYMKGGEKAKWSDIDMADNFLAKAQAYVKAHKDEPFFLYYALQQPHVPRTPHPRFAGKSGMGPRGDVILEADWCIGEFVKTLDEAGILENTLIVFSSDNGPVLNDGYFDDAVEKLGDHKPAGPLRGGKYSLFEAGTRVPFITYWKGTIQPGVSDAMVCQMDLLASISALIGTEAELGDSENMLDALMGKSETGRENLIIEAGSRTALRSGDWALIPPYKGKAVNTQVNIELGNDSEYQLYNLKEDIGQQNNLAESNPEKLQELKEIFESIRGAEYSSGVKELELK; encoded by the coding sequence ATGACACACACTTTCAAATGGATGCTTTTGCCACTGGTCTTCATGGCTAGTCTGGTTTCCTGCACGGGAGAAAAAGAGGCCTCCACTCAATCGCCTACCAAGCCTAATGTCGTGGTGATCTATCTAGATGACCTCGGATATGGGGATTTGAGTTCCTACGGCGCAACGAATCTGCCTACTCCCAATATTGACAAACTCGCTCAAGGAGGGGTCAAATTCACCAATGGCTACGCGACTTCAGCGACTTGTACTCCGAGTAGATTTGCCTTGCTGACAGGCGTCTATCCGTGGCGAAACAAGCAAGCCAAGATTCTGCCGGGAACTGCTCCTTTGATCATTTCAACAGAACAAGAGACGATGCCCACCATGCTCAAGCGTGCGGGTTATCATACTGGGGTTGTAGGGAAATGGCACCTCGGGTTGGGCACTGGCCAAGTGGATTGGAACAAGCAAGTGACACCCGGTCCCAATGAGGTCGGATTCGATGAAGCATATATTCTGGCAGCGACCCAAGACCGTGTTCCTACGGTATATCTCCGCAATGGCTTGGTGGAAGGACTCGATCCCAATGATCCAATCCTCATCAATTATCAGGAGAATTTCGAAGGCGAGCCCACTGGAAAAGACAATCCAGAGCTTTTGACCATGAAATGGCACCACGGCCACAATTCCAGCATTGTCAATGGGATTCCCCGCATCGGATACATGAAAGGCGGCGAAAAAGCCAAATGGAGTGATATCGACATGGCGGATAATTTCCTCGCCAAAGCTCAAGCCTACGTGAAGGCGCACAAAGATGAGCCATTCTTCCTGTATTACGCACTTCAGCAACCACACGTACCCCGTACTCCTCATCCTCGATTCGCAGGAAAATCAGGCATGGGACCACGTGGAGATGTAATCTTGGAAGCCGATTGGTGTATCGGAGAGTTCGTGAAGACCTTGGATGAAGCAGGCATTTTGGAGAACACCCTGATCGTTTTCTCCAGTGACAATGGCCCTGTACTGAATGACGGTTATTTTGACGATGCCGTAGAAAAGCTCGGCGATCACAAGCCCGCAGGTCCTCTTCGCGGCGGAAAATACAGTCTCTTCGAAGCCGGTACCCGTGTTCCATTCATCACCTATTGGAAAGGAACCATCCAGCCGGGCGTATCTGATGCGATGGTTTGCCAAATGGATTTATTGGCTTCTATTTCGGCACTGATTGGAACAGAAGCGGAACTAGGCGATAGCGAAAACATGTTGGATGCCTTGATGGGAAAATCCGAAACAGGACGCGAAAACCTCATCATCGAGGCGGGGTCTAGAACTGCCCTGCGCAGTGGCGATTGGGCGCTGATTCCTCCATACAAAGGAAAAGCCGTCAATACCCAAGTCAATATCGAACTCGGGAATGACTCCGAATACCAACTCTACAACCTCAAGGAAGATATCGGCCAGCAGAACAATCTGGCAGAATCCAATCCAGAGAAACTCCAAGAACTCAAGGAGATTTTCGAAAGCATTCGCGGGGCGGAATATTCCTCCGGCGTCAAGGAGTTGGAGCTGAAATAA
- a CDS encoding arylsulfatase, giving the protein MKKYVLLLLVSLSCLTMEAQDRLPNVVVILADDIGSGDLSAYRRLHSSDSILLETPNLDMLAADGVMFTNGHSPAALCAPSRYAVMTGQHCYRSPEPWGVWSAYSASVIRDDQPTLGRVMQSAGYQTAFMGKWHLGGRYYQEGDTTQFFELKNTTGQKPDLFRMVDDGPLSKGFDESFTFPAGIQAAPYAIYENGNWMPIEDNSSIVPINKAYARAKNFPLVKKAGLGDSNWDPHIMGPLLAREAESYIHLHAQDEKPFFLYYCALAVHVPHTPCDTLDGVAVKGTTPSGHMDMIKELDVQIGLMIKALKKQGIYEETVFIFTSDNGGLQRQETIAAGHRSSDIYRGSKNLIYEGGHRVPFIVSWPGKISGGQSDEPVLGLDVMATLADITGVELSSPVEIDSRSLMPILEGARKAEGHELLMVQGGTRKTAAITEGKWKLIIQIDRKDKTWNTRKPIALFNLEDNLQEQESGNMIDDPRQRKRVQAMFQAYNEQRDGPTE; this is encoded by the coding sequence ATGAAAAAATATGTTCTGCTCCTACTAGTCTCACTTTCCTGCCTGACTATGGAGGCGCAGGATCGTCTGCCGAATGTGGTGGTGATCCTCGCCGATGACATTGGCTCAGGAGATCTCTCGGCTTATCGGAGATTGCATAGTTCTGACAGTATTCTGTTGGAGACCCCTAATCTGGACATGTTGGCTGCCGATGGCGTCATGTTTACCAATGGACATTCTCCTGCTGCCCTGTGCGCTCCTTCGAGATATGCCGTCATGACGGGGCAGCATTGCTATCGTAGCCCTGAACCTTGGGGCGTGTGGAGCGCCTATTCCGCCTCGGTGATCCGGGACGATCAGCCCACACTGGGTCGTGTGATGCAGTCAGCGGGTTACCAAACTGCCTTTATGGGTAAATGGCATCTAGGAGGGCGATATTATCAGGAAGGCGATACCACCCAATTTTTCGAACTCAAAAACACCACCGGCCAGAAACCGGACCTGTTCCGAATGGTGGATGATGGCCCGCTATCCAAAGGCTTTGACGAGAGCTTCACATTCCCGGCAGGGATTCAGGCGGCTCCGTACGCGATCTACGAAAATGGCAATTGGATGCCCATCGAGGACAATTCGAGTATTGTTCCGATCAACAAGGCATACGCCCGAGCCAAAAACTTCCCTTTGGTGAAAAAGGCTGGATTGGGGGATTCCAATTGGGACCCGCACATCATGGGACCGTTGCTAGCTCGAGAGGCCGAATCCTATATTCATCTTCATGCGCAGGACGAAAAACCATTTTTTCTCTACTACTGTGCATTGGCAGTTCACGTGCCGCATACGCCATGCGATACCTTGGATGGGGTAGCGGTCAAGGGAACTACCCCAAGCGGCCACATGGATATGATCAAGGAGTTGGATGTCCAGATCGGATTGATGATCAAGGCGCTCAAGAAGCAAGGGATTTACGAGGAGACGGTATTCATCTTTACTTCGGATAACGGAGGCCTCCAGCGGCAGGAGACCATTGCAGCTGGGCATAGATCGAGCGATATCTATCGTGGTTCCAAAAATCTGATCTACGAGGGAGGTCATCGCGTGCCCTTCATCGTGTCTTGGCCGGGCAAAATCAGCGGAGGGCAATCCGATGAGCCTGTGTTGGGCCTGGATGTCATGGCGACTTTGGCGGATATCACAGGGGTGGAATTGTCGAGTCCCGTGGAAATCGACAGCCGGAGCTTGATGCCGATTCTGGAAGGAGCTCGCAAAGCCGAAGGACATGAGCTCCTGATGGTGCAAGGAGGAACCCGAAAAACAGCCGCCATCACTGAAGGCAAGTGGAAGCTCATCATCCAGATCGATCGCAAAGACAAGACCTGGAATACCCGCAAGCCGATCGCCCTCTTCAATTTGGAGGACAATCTCCAAGAGCAAGAATCTGGAAACATGATCGATGATCCTCGCCAGCGCAAGCGAGTGCAGGCCATGTTCCAAGCCTACAACGAACAGCGTGATGGCCCAACTGAATAG
- a CDS encoding DUF4038 domain-containing protein, translating to MKKIYILALLLLGLPHLHHAQINTWDFPLGRKPVTSAQWEVNDIVFHVKKKVKNPFAQSAFAVVTTDTDTQRVPLFYNGDNDWVFRYSSGETGSKQFTIESDVAQLDGQKGEIVIVANQRTDRHGGVVLNDAQPDRLFYEDESHYFNLAFECDWLFALDYGQEELAKTDHLLDLIQDYGFNQIVMNVYSHDVKWPKDGRLFEHPEHEYGGRQDIFPFLGSNEAPDYSSLNLEFFRHFDQVIAHMHDREIVSHLMIYVWNKLVSWPDMESEADNLYYDYVIKRYQAFPNIIWDVSKEALHYERATKEYIVERIERARNLDSYGRLISVHDYGFCRNNPELVDFISMQNWQHTLYQNMLNAAKEFPQKPIFNIEHGGYEESPYVVFPGAYVDAEACLRRNYMCLFAGGYTTYYWQGASWNVVIHNPFEQPKDFIKPHFEYFQHMRKLFESVNFENCRPIPQFNTSGYNLTNLQDGIVLVYAPKENQWVGANKVVTKHFQHQHATQQWFNTLTGEFSEEVAFEKKALGFWDDRPWKGEADAILIIRNLDPNVR from the coding sequence ATGAAAAAAATATACATCCTAGCCCTACTGCTCTTGGGCCTGCCTCATCTGCACCATGCCCAGATCAACACTTGGGATTTTCCGCTCGGTCGCAAGCCTGTGACGAGTGCCCAGTGGGAGGTGAACGACATCGTCTTCCATGTGAAGAAAAAAGTCAAAAACCCCTTCGCGCAGTCTGCATTCGCAGTGGTCACCACTGACACCGACACCCAGCGAGTTCCGCTCTTTTACAATGGCGACAACGATTGGGTCTTCAGGTATTCAAGTGGAGAAACAGGGAGCAAACAATTCACCATCGAATCGGACGTAGCTCAACTAGATGGCCAAAAGGGTGAGATCGTCATCGTTGCCAATCAGCGCACCGACAGGCATGGGGGCGTAGTGCTGAACGATGCTCAGCCGGATCGTCTGTTTTACGAAGATGAATCCCACTATTTCAATCTCGCCTTCGAATGCGACTGGTTGTTTGCGCTGGATTATGGGCAAGAAGAATTGGCCAAAACGGACCACCTTCTAGACCTTATCCAAGACTACGGATTCAACCAAATTGTGATGAACGTCTACTCACATGACGTAAAATGGCCTAAAGATGGACGTTTGTTCGAGCATCCAGAACATGAGTACGGGGGGAGACAAGATATTTTCCCGTTCTTGGGATCCAATGAGGCGCCTGATTACAGTTCCCTCAATCTTGAGTTCTTTCGACATTTCGATCAGGTGATCGCGCACATGCACGACCGGGAGATTGTCAGCCACCTGATGATCTATGTGTGGAACAAACTGGTGTCTTGGCCGGACATGGAATCTGAGGCGGACAATCTGTACTACGACTACGTCATCAAGCGCTATCAGGCATTCCCGAACATCATCTGGGATGTATCCAAGGAAGCGCTGCACTACGAGCGGGCAACCAAGGAATATATCGTGGAGCGAATCGAGCGAGCGCGAAATTTGGATTCCTACGGCCGATTGATCTCCGTTCACGATTATGGATTTTGCCGAAATAATCCCGAATTGGTGGATTTCATTTCCATGCAAAACTGGCAGCATACGCTCTATCAGAACATGCTCAATGCCGCCAAGGAATTTCCCCAAAAACCCATTTTCAACATCGAGCATGGGGGCTATGAGGAATCGCCCTACGTCGTGTTCCCCGGGGCTTATGTGGATGCCGAAGCTTGTCTTCGCCGCAACTACATGTGCCTATTTGCAGGTGGATACACCACCTACTATTGGCAGGGAGCTTCGTGGAATGTCGTTATCCACAACCCATTCGAGCAACCCAAGGATTTCATCAAGCCGCACTTCGAATATTTTCAGCACATGCGGAAGCTGTTCGAATCGGTGAACTTTGAAAATTGCCGCCCCATTCCCCAATTCAACACGAGTGGCTACAACCTCACCAATCTCCAAGACGGAATTGTGCTGGTCTACGCCCCAAAGGAGAATCAATGGGTCGGCGCCAATAAGGTGGTCACCAAACATTTCCAGCATCAACATGCTACCCAACAGTGGTTCAACACCCTGACAGGGGAATTCTCGGAGGAAGTAGCATTCGAGAAAAAGGCGCTTGGATTCTGGGACGATCGGCCTTGGAAGGGCGAGGCCGACGCTATTTTGATCATTCGAAACTTGGACCCCAATGTCAGATAA
- a CDS encoding Ig-like domain-containing protein: protein MRLLSWTLAATLWLTTWGTPALFAQTNIKYGPDYVVFEAEDTPSDMTHWAIREPGDPNYYVGTGNEIEAINQTYIEYTGPWAAAASPLSYTFVAPSTADYRLVMRLYQPLDSGEAGDKKNDVFIRLEGNYTSATTLTKADLETNRKFWGRGVRKWGTCHSLEKNGHHHATYGLIEGETYTLVMSGRSPKTSIDYILFYDEHLNLTVGNQDLAAKNPEKYRPYSSDVTVEMDTPKINLINLGDTLTVTATVKPDSAPDKSLTWSSADPNIASVDANGLITAVANGRTFVSATSNSSGASDQVEVIVGEIVPQTISWTASALTSELDISTDGTLLEAINFGSGTDASIYHTTVNSVPFVGMVNGTDDNVWANPSSQYFSTNSQNVVPPTVDNYDASVGLQAFDTLFSQFLWTSGQATEVTISNLNVGIKYQIQLLAADTRASQAGSYILLEETFGSPDTTSFTQSAGLSIIGEFVAETNFFSFLYSKIAGDSTVQGISLNAYQLRQLTPTSIAELPEEPLFILAPNPAEDWVSIRTTANSASVEVAIFALDGKKVYQDSFQQTSTQIDTRDFRPGVYVVQLSAQGQIHRQKLIIR from the coding sequence ATGCGACTACTATCCTGGACGCTGGCGGCAACCCTGTGGCTAACCACATGGGGAACTCCAGCGCTTTTTGCCCAGACCAACATCAAGTATGGACCGGACTACGTCGTCTTCGAAGCCGAGGACACTCCTTCAGACATGACACATTGGGCCATTCGAGAACCCGGAGACCCCAACTACTATGTCGGGACGGGAAATGAAATCGAGGCCATCAATCAAACCTACATCGAGTACACCGGCCCTTGGGCAGCAGCGGCATCCCCGCTTTCCTATACCTTTGTGGCACCTTCGACTGCTGATTATCGATTGGTGATGCGGCTGTACCAACCGCTTGATTCCGGTGAAGCAGGCGACAAGAAAAATGACGTATTCATCCGTCTAGAAGGAAACTACACCAGCGCCACAACCTTGACCAAGGCCGATCTGGAGACCAACCGGAAATTCTGGGGGCGCGGCGTACGCAAATGGGGGACTTGCCATTCCTTGGAGAAAAACGGTCACCACCATGCGACCTACGGATTGATCGAGGGGGAAACCTACACACTTGTGATGTCCGGCAGATCCCCCAAAACCAGTATTGATTACATCCTTTTCTATGATGAGCATCTGAATCTCACCGTAGGAAATCAAGACCTTGCTGCCAAAAATCCCGAAAAGTATCGGCCATATAGCAGCGATGTGACGGTGGAGATGGACACTCCCAAAATCAATCTCATCAATCTGGGGGATACCCTCACTGTGACCGCTACCGTGAAGCCAGATTCCGCGCCAGACAAATCGCTCACTTGGTCATCCGCAGATCCAAATATTGCCTCAGTGGACGCCAATGGGCTGATCACCGCGGTCGCAAATGGCCGGACCTTCGTATCCGCCACCTCAAATTCTAGTGGGGCTTCTGATCAAGTAGAGGTCATCGTCGGCGAAATCGTGCCTCAAACGATCAGTTGGACGGCCAGTGCATTGACCAGCGAACTCGACATCAGCACGGATGGGACGCTTCTGGAGGCTATCAACTTCGGCAGTGGTACAGATGCTTCTATCTATCACACGACTGTGAACTCGGTACCTTTTGTGGGCATGGTCAATGGCACAGATGACAACGTTTGGGCAAATCCCAGTTCCCAGTATTTCTCCACCAATTCGCAGAATGTAGTCCCTCCAACGGTAGACAACTACGATGCTTCAGTCGGACTTCAGGCCTTTGACACCCTCTTTTCCCAATTCCTGTGGACGAGTGGCCAAGCGACAGAAGTCACCATTTCCAACCTCAATGTGGGCATCAAATACCAGATCCAGCTTTTGGCAGCCGATACCCGAGCGAGTCAGGCAGGGTCCTACATTTTGCTAGAAGAAACCTTTGGTTCTCCCGATACCACGAGCTTTACCCAATCTGCGGGGCTCTCCATTATCGGCGAATTCGTCGCGGAGACCAATTTCTTCAGCTTCCTTTACAGCAAAATCGCTGGAGACAGCACGGTCCAGGGAATCAGTCTCAATGCCTATCAATTGCGCCAACTGACGCCTACTTCCATTGCTGAGCTTCCCGAGGAACCCCTATTCATCCTCGCGCCGAATCCAGCAGAGGATTGGGTATCCATTCGGACCACTGCGAATAGCGCCTCTGTGGAGGTAGCCATTTTCGCATTGGATGGAAAAAAAGTCTATCAAGACAGCTTCCAGCAGACCTCCACGCAGATCGATACACGGGATTTCCGACCCGGTGTGTATGTGGTACAATTGTCCGCGCAGGGTCAGATCCATAGACAAAAACTGATCATCCGCTAG
- a CDS encoding glycoside hydrolase family 3 C-terminal domain-containing protein, with protein sequence MKFIITALFVAISIPIIAQEVRPAHLDTSLPIEERAELLVSQMTNEEKISQLKNQAVGIPRLGVPSYNWWNEALHGVARNGKATIFPQGIAIGATFDPELAQRVASAISTEARAKFAVSQEMGNHAKYAGLTFWTPNVNIFRDPRWGRGQETYGEDPFLMSKIGVAFVQGLQGDDPNYLKTAACAKHFAVHSGPEHNKFEFDPTPSFQDLYETYLPAFKALVTEANVEGVMSAYNGLYGKPTVASPFLLTDILRGEWNFDGYITSDCGSVAGVYNKFHYVKTPAEAAAVALEAGTNLNCGQTFSQLNKALELGLVSESLIHDRTVQLFKTRFRLGMFDETNPFQSIGIDTVHCESHIALAREAAQKSIVLLKNKDNVLPLSPDIKVPYLTGPFANSGDMLMGSYYGVSSSLVTILEGVTDALSMGTSLNYRSGAMPFHENLNPKNWAPNVAKESDVTICVVGLTADREGEGVDAIASDFEGDRKDLKLPANQIKYVQKIASVKKGPLVLVIASGSPVSLEGIEEHCDAILQIWYPGEQGGNAVADVLFGKVSPSGHLPITFPQNVDQLPPFENYSMKGRTYKYMTEAPMYPFGFGLTYSKTELSQLTLSATKLKKNQSLSIQVEVANVGKFDIEEVVQLYICPEDTTGGIPLRSLKAFQRVALTQGATETLSFELDADQLKVIDEHGDLVWRKGDYRIVVGNASPGELSTQLGAAIPQEAIITLK encoded by the coding sequence ATGAAGTTCATCATTACCGCTTTATTCGTGGCGATTTCGATTCCTATAATCGCCCAAGAAGTTCGACCAGCGCATCTGGACACTTCGCTTCCCATCGAGGAACGAGCTGAGCTACTCGTGTCTCAGATGACCAATGAGGAGAAGATCAGCCAGCTGAAAAATCAGGCTGTGGGAATTCCTCGACTGGGCGTGCCTTCCTACAACTGGTGGAATGAAGCCCTCCACGGGGTCGCCCGGAACGGCAAAGCCACCATCTTTCCGCAGGGGATTGCCATTGGAGCGACTTTCGATCCGGAATTGGCCCAACGAGTGGCTTCCGCCATCAGCACCGAAGCACGCGCCAAATTTGCCGTTTCTCAGGAAATGGGGAATCACGCCAAATATGCGGGCTTGACCTTTTGGACCCCCAATGTCAATATCTTCCGTGATCCTCGCTGGGGCAGAGGTCAGGAGACTTACGGGGAAGATCCCTTCCTGATGTCGAAAATCGGGGTGGCATTCGTCCAAGGATTGCAAGGCGATGACCCCAACTACCTCAAGACTGCGGCCTGTGCCAAGCATTTTGCGGTGCATTCAGGGCCGGAGCACAACAAGTTCGAATTCGATCCTACGCCCTCCTTCCAAGATCTGTATGAGACTTATCTCCCTGCTTTCAAGGCATTGGTCACCGAGGCTAATGTCGAAGGCGTGATGAGCGCATACAACGGACTGTATGGCAAACCCACTGTGGCGAGCCCGTTCCTGCTGACGGATATCTTGCGTGGGGAGTGGAATTTCGATGGATACATCACCTCGGATTGTGGATCGGTCGCTGGGGTGTACAACAAGTTTCACTATGTCAAAACCCCTGCCGAGGCTGCCGCTGTCGCCTTGGAGGCGGGCACCAACCTCAATTGTGGCCAGACATTCAGCCAGCTCAACAAAGCCTTGGAATTGGGGCTCGTGAGCGAATCCTTGATTCACGATCGTACTGTCCAGCTGTTCAAGACCCGATTCAGACTGGGCATGTTCGATGAGACCAACCCATTCCAGTCCATCGGCATTGATACGGTTCACTGCGAATCCCACATTGCATTGGCACGAGAAGCCGCTCAGAAATCCATTGTTCTCCTCAAAAACAAGGACAACGTACTGCCCTTGTCTCCAGATATCAAGGTACCATATCTGACCGGGCCGTTTGCCAACTCTGGAGATATGCTCATGGGCAGCTACTATGGCGTGAGTTCAAGCTTGGTGACCATCCTAGAAGGAGTGACCGATGCCTTGTCCATGGGAACCTCACTCAATTACCGGAGCGGTGCCATGCCTTTCCATGAAAACCTCAACCCGAAAAATTGGGCGCCCAATGTTGCCAAAGAATCAGATGTCACCATTTGTGTGGTAGGTCTCACAGCAGATCGTGAAGGCGAGGGCGTTGATGCCATTGCTTCTGACTTCGAAGGCGACCGGAAGGACCTCAAGCTCCCTGCCAACCAGATCAAGTACGTTCAGAAAATCGCCTCAGTCAAAAAAGGACCTTTGGTACTCGTGATTGCCAGCGGAAGTCCGGTGTCTTTGGAAGGAATCGAGGAACATTGTGATGCCATCTTGCAGATTTGGTATCCGGGTGAACAAGGCGGTAATGCCGTGGCTGATGTGCTATTTGGCAAAGTATCTCCTTCGGGACACCTGCCGATCACTTTTCCCCAAAATGTAGACCAATTGCCGCCTTTCGAAAACTACTCCATGAAAGGCAGGACCTACAAGTACATGACCGAAGCGCCCATGTACCCATTTGGATTTGGATTGACTTACTCCAAAACCGAGCTGAGCCAATTGACCCTAAGTGCCACCAAGCTCAAAAAGAACCAAAGCCTTTCCATTCAGGTGGAGGTAGCCAATGTCGGCAAATTCGATATCGAGGAAGTCGTACAGCTCTACATCTGCCCCGAGGATACCACAGGCGGGATTCCCCTCCGCAGCTTGAAGGCATTCCAGCGAGTGGCTTTGACACAGGGGGCAACCGAGACTTTGAGCTTCGAATTGGACGCGGACCAACTGAAAGTAATTGACGAGCATGGAGACCTCGTCTGGCGCAAAGGAGACTATCGAATCGTGGTGGGAAATGCTTCTCCGGGCGAATTGAGCACTCAATTGGGAGCCGCTATTCCGCAGGAAGCCATCATCACGCTGAAGTAG